The genomic window GGTAATAAAAGATGGAGAATGGTTATCGATTATCGTGCTCTAAATGAAAAAACTATTGGAGATGCTTATCCGCTCCCAAATATTagtgaaattttaaatcaattaggCAATGCCAAATATTTCTCGAGCTTTGACCTCGCCAGTGGGTTCCACCAAATTCCCATTCATCCCGACGACATTCATAAAACCGCTTTGAGAGCTCCGTACGCTCACTTCGAATTCACCAGAATGCCATTTGGCCTGAAAAATGCGCCACCAACTTTTCAAAGAATTATGGATAAAGTTTTAATTGGATTGCAGGGAAcagaattatttgtttatatggaTGATATCATTACTTATTCAGAAATACTCGACGAGCATCTGCAAAAATTCAACAGAATGCGTGAGCGATTGCGAAAGGCTGGACTCCAGCTGGAGCCAGACAAATGTCACCTCTTAAAAAATCAGCTATTTTACCTTGGACATGTAATTTCAGGAGACGGAGTTCTCCCTGATCCCAAAAAGTTATCAGCAGTATCAGATTTCCCGCCAATTTCTCGGTCTCACCGGTTATTACCGACGTTTTGTTCctaattatgcaaaaatatcCAAACCACTCACAAATTTGCTGAAGAAAGACACAAAATTTCACCGGGGAAATGATCAAATTAAAGCCTTTTGCGAAATAAGAGATGCACTTTGTAAATCTCCCATACTCCAATACCCGGATTTTACAAAAGAATTTATTATAACAACAGACGCGTGCGATTACGGTATCGGCGGAATATTAAGCCAAGGAGATATAGGAAAGGACCTCCCAATCGCGCATACATCGACACATTTAAATAAACCAGaacgaaattattcaacaattgaaaagaaaatgctcGCGATAGTTTTCTCAGTGAATTACTTTCGTCcctatatcttcttcttcttcttcttaattggcgtagacaccgcttacgcgattatagccgagttaacaacagcgcgccaatcgtttcttcttttcgctacgtggcgccaattggatattccaagcgaagccaggtccttctccacttggtccttccaacagagtggaggtcttcctcttcctctgcttcccccggcgggtactgcgtcgaatattttcagagctggagtgttttcgtccattcggacaacatgacctagccagcgtagccgttgtcttttaattcgctgaactatgtcgatgtcgtcgtatatctcgtacagctcatcgttccatcgaatgcggtattcgccgtggctaacgcgcaaaggaccataaatctttggcagaacttttctctcgaaaactcgcaacgtcgacgaatccgttgttgacatcgtccaagactctgcaccatatagcaggacgggaattatgagtgacttatagagtttggtttttgtttttcgagagaggactttgcttctcaattgcctactcagtccgaagtaacacctgttggcaagagttattctgtgttggatttctaggctgacattgttggtagtgtttacgctggttccaagatagacgaaataatctacaacttcaaagttatgactgtcaacagtgacgtgagtgccaagtcgcgagtgcgacgactgtttgtttgatgacaggagatatttcgtcttgccctcgttcactgccagacccattttctgtgcttccttgtccagcctggagaaagcagaactaacggcgcgggtgttgaggccgatgatatcaatgtcatcggcatacgccagcagctgtacactctaatagaagatggtaccttctctatttagttctgcggctcgaactattttctccagaagcaggttgaaaaagtcgcacgatagggaatcgccttgtctgaaacctcgtttggtatcgaacggctcggagaggtccttcccgatcctgacggagcttttcgtgttactcaacgtcaatttacacagccgtattagttttgcggggataccaaattcagacatcgcggcataaaggcagctccttttcgtgctgtcgaaagcaactttgaaatcgacgaagaggtggtgtgtgtcgattctcctttcacgggtcttttccaagatttggcgcatggtgaatatctggtcgattgttgatttgccaggtctgaagccacactgataaggtccaatcagtttgttgacggtgggctttaatctttcacacaatacgctcgatagaaccttatatgcgatgttgaggaggctaatcccacggtagttatcgcagattgtggggtctccttttttatggattgggcatagcacacttaaattctaatcgttgggcatgctttcgtccgaccatattttacaaagaagctgatgcatgctccgtatcagttcttcgcccccgtgtttgaatagctcggccggcaatccgtcggcccctgccgctttgttgttcttcaggcgggcaattgctattcgaacttcttcatggtcgggtaatggaacgtctgctccatcgtcatcgattggggaatcgggttctccttctcctggtgttatgcgttcactgccattcagcaggctggagaagtgttccctccatgaAAATTTAAAGGCCccatgctctgggcatcagttgactagatcacctttggggttctacaagagagGATATCTACGGTCGAAATTTGGTCACAGACCACAGGCCACTCATATGGCTCGGCTCCTGTTACATCGCCGAATTCACGAATTGTTAGatggaaattaaatttgcagATTTCGATTACAAAATTGTGTATAAGCCAGGACTCGTAAATGCCAATGCGGACGCACTGTCTAGAAATATTCCATCCAGAAACAGTCGATGAGGTAAATAATAGCAGCAACCAAAACAGTGAAGAAGCCGTCATAGACGACGTACTGAAAAATCTTTTATGATTTGTTGAAGATTTCTCCCTGGGACGAATAAATTTCTTCAGGTCCCTTCAAAGCGACAGAAGATCCAACAAGATAGATTTCAAAAAGAACTCGAATTCTGAGCGACGTAGACGACGAAAACGACAACGAAAACGAAATGGCGATAAAACTGAGCGCGTCGAAATATCAGGTTTTCAAGATCCTGATGATTGCAAATAGAAACGACGTCGCAGTAGGATCGGATTTTAATAGCGATAATAGTGCGAACGGAAATGAAACAATAGCAGGCGATAATACAAGGAGTGAAGTCTCGTATGTAGCTGGAGAACTCAGTATCGGAAACTCGAATAGTCCAGATCACATTTATTTTGCCGAGGCCGAAATCATCAATGACCTCAACGGAAATGACGCAAGTCGAACTGACACCGAAAATAAATTCACGGCACGGTAGCAATTCAAAACCAGACGACATCGTAGATGAGAATAATATATCAGGCCAATCTCACTTCTCAATTCGCTTCCACGACACCATTCAATTTGAAGAAAACAGGTTATTTGACAAGCGGCAGTTTGAATTTGCCAGGTTTTCCAACGTAATGAACGATTTATTAGCACAATCAACTAACGGGATGCATAGTGGTAGCGACGTATCGGAAGAAAACGAAATAGAGCAAAATAGTGAACATATAGACGCGAGCGACTCTTCTTTCAGCAATCCAAACGAAGAAATATTTCCCAAATCCAAGCGAGTCCCCTATCATTATCCAGATTAATCGTGAGAAAAGGGCGCTGCAATCCTCCCAACTCGCGAATTATTTCTTACCAAGTAATCGAGTGTCAGAGACAGTCTGACTATACGCCAAGATAACTCTTTGATTTTACTACAACGTAAGGAGAGCCATGCCATAAACAGCGCGACAGAATTATTAGACAAGATTAATTTCCCCCATTGAAGACGTTACGTTCGGGAATATTAAAGCGATACTTACAATAACAAACATGTTCCTATACTACCACTTAAACAACGGAAAACGGACATCACAACCGAAGAGGATTTACGCGATGGTATATCAGCCGTATATAACGctgttattaaattaaatttacactcAGTCAGTTTAGCAAAGACTAATTATTTCAACGAGGTCCCTGGAAAACCATAGAACAACATTTAGTCAACACATTTTACTGGATTTAATTTGCACCCAAGATGTAATCACACCAGACACACCAAgacaaatatgaaataattaaagaatatCATTCGAGCGCCATTAACGGTCATAAAGGTACCACAAAGACATTCGATCGACTCAGACAGAATTATTATTGGCCTACAATGAGACGAGATGTGATcaatttcatacatacataattgtcgcgaatgtcaaattaaaaattcttcttcttcttaattggcgtagaaaccgcttaagcgattatagccgagttaacaacagcgcgccaatcgtttcttcttttcgctacgtggcgccaattggatattccaagcgaagccaggtccttctccacttggtccttccaacggagtggaggtcttcctcttcctctgcttccccggcgggtactgcgtcgaatacttacagagctggagtgttttcgtccatccggacaacatgacctagccagcgtagccgttgtcttttaattcgctgaactatgtcaatgacttggtatatctcgtacagctcatcgttccatcgaatgcggtattcgccgtggctaacgcgcaaaggaccataaatctttccgcagaacttttctctcgaaaactcgcaacgtcgactcatccgttgttgacatcgtccaagactctgcaccatacagcaggacgggaattatgagtgacttatagagtttggtttttgtttgtcgagagaggactttgcttctcaattgcctactcagtccgaagtagcacctgttggcaagagcaatcctgcgttggatttctaggctgacattgttggtggtgtttacgctggttccaagattgacgaaattatctacgacttcaaagttatgactgtcaacagtgacgtgagagccaagtcgcgaatgtttgtttgatgataggagctatttcgtcttgccctcgttcactgccagacccattttctgtgcttccttgtccagcctggagaaagcagaactaacggcgcgggtgctgaggccgatgatatcaatatcatcggcatacgccagcagctgtacactcttatagaagatggtaccttctctatttagttctgcggctcgaactattttctccagaagcaggttgaaaaagtcgcacgatagggaatcgccttgtctgaaacctcgtttggtatcgaacggctcgaagaggtctttcccgatcctgacggagcttttcgtgttactcaacgtcagtttacacagccgtaatagtttcgcggggataccaaattcagacatcgcggcataaaggcagctccttttcgtgctgtcgaaagcagctttgaaatcgacgaagtggtggtgtgtgtcgattctcctttcacgggtcttttccaagatttggcgcatggtgaatatctggtcggttgttgatttgccaggtctaaagccacactgataaggtccaatcagtttgttgacggtgggctttaatcttttacacaatacgctcgatagaaccttatatgcgatgttgaagaggctaatcccacagtagttggcgcagattgtgggatctccttctttatggattgggcatagcacacttaaattccaatcgttgggcacgctttcgtccgaccatattttacaaagaagctgatgcatgctccttatcagttcctcgccgccgtgtttgaatagctcggccggcaatccatcggcccgtgccgctttgttgttcttgaggcgggcaattgctattcgaacttcttcatggtcgggtaatggaacgtctgctccatcgtcatcgattggggaatccggttctccttctcctggtgttgtgcgttcactgctattcagcaggctggagaagtgttccctccataatttaagtatgctctgggcatcagtgactagataaCCTTTGGGAGTTCtaaaagagtatgctccggtcttgaaaccttctgtaagccaccgcattttttcgtagaattttcgtgcattacccctgtcggccagcttatcaagctcttcgtactcacgcatttcagactctttcttcttctgtctgcaaatgcgtctcgcttctctcttcaactctcggtatctatcccatcccgcacgtgtagtggtcgatcgtaacgttgcgaggtaggcagcctgttttctccccgctgcgacacggcactcctcgtcataccagctgttcttttgcactttccgaaaaccaatggtttcggttgcagctgtacgtgaggagtttgaaatgccgtcccgaCTAAAAAAATTAGTCAGAGTAAAAACTAAACAACCTATGGTCATAACAGATACCCCTAAATCCGCATTTGATAAAATTGCCATGGACATGGTTGGCCCActcaagaaaacaaaaaaggataATATATACATCTTAACTATTCAAGACCTCTTAACAAAACATTCTATAGCAATTCCATTAAAAAGTGGAGATTCAAGTGAAATAACAACTGccattatgaaaatttttttttgtgtcctCGGAGCCCCAAAAGCTATGCTTACAGATCAAGGGTCTAATTTTCTATCAAGCTTAatgaaaaatgttgcaaaacaTTTCCGAATCACTCAATACCATACGACGACCTATCGACCCCAGAGTAATAGATCACTAGAAAGATCACACCACATCCTCGCcgaatatttaaaacaatatgcCAATGAACACACTGACTGGGATGAACTCTGTGAGTTAGCATCATTAGCATACAATACCAGTGTACATGAAGGGACAGGTTACACACCTTACCAATTAGTATTTGGCAAATTGGCCAGGATGCCATCAAGCAGGGCACCCAATGAGCACCCTGATACCACCTATGGTGATTATTTAACTGAGCTTTTCACCCGCATCAGTGATTTCCACAAAAATGCAGGTCAAAACCTCGACGAAGCTAAACTtcgttcaaaaaaatattatgatgcAAACGCAAACCCTCAGAATTTTCACGTGGGTAATAAAGTGTTTTTTACTAAAAGAGCCTAATAGAGGAAAAATGGGTGACCAATATGAAGGCCTCTATGAAGTTGTCGAAATCCTTCACAACAATAATGCAATTATTAACTACAAAGCTACTAGGAGAAaagtacattttaataaattacggCTCTCTCAAATGCAGGTTTCtcaagcaaaataattttaaacgaattacatttaaaaaaccaaacattAGAATAATGCTAGGAACAGCACTCAGATACATGTTTCTCAAACAAATAACTTTAAGTACAGGGATATGAGAAAAATGGTGCACGAAAATAGCACTAAGAACAATGTTaagaataacaattttttttttcttccggtttgaatttcttttcttctatatatcaaatttcaaaaacaactaCTGTTCCAGATGATCCGACTTCAAGCAACGTTTATGCTCCTAATTTTATGGGAAATTGCAAGGAGTATTGAAGGACTCGTAGGGTATGACTGCAGCGGATCTACCTTAAATATTACTTCTTACTCGCTACTGGATGTCGAAGAATGCAACATATCATTCGTGGAACCTAATTCAACTACAGTTAACATCGAGCTAATGCAACTGAATAAATATGGATCAGTTGAAATCAACGAATGCAGAGTACAGATAGATCGCACCATTCATCATTGTGGAATGTTTTCTCACGTTTCGGTCGTGCACAATTATCTCCGAGAGTATTTCTTAGAATTGGACCAAAAAGCATGCGAAAGACTACATCATTCAAATTCTCTACAAATTTCCTACAACATTTTTATCGATGAGCTCGTGAGATACATTCCGAATAGCAGACCAGTTACACTTGCAGGAAAAACGGCAACTACAGGACGATGTAAAGGAACCCAGTATAGCGACTCTTTTGGAACTTGGGACGACGTAATTGTTAACGCTGTTGTAAGAATTTTCTACACTACATACACCTCCTCCGTTGAACTTCACTCCAATAAAGTATCTCTCAACTCAAGAGCCAAGTGTGATTTTGTCCCAGGAACGTGCACAGATTCCAGAGGCACACTAGCTTTCTGGTCAGTAAAGCCACAGGATGAATGCAAATTCAGCAAATACACAGCTCTCTATCGAGGACAGGCTACCAGAATTGAATCCACTGCTACCGATCCACCAACCTATATAGGCACTGATGAGGAACTCACTTTCTCCCTGGAACAAAGagcaaaaagttttatttgtgGATATACATTAATTCAAACAGGAATACCAAAACGTTTCATTATGGAACCAGCTCCAGGAGTGGAGTttgcaacaaacaaaattattgacACAGAAAATGTAGATCTTATCCAATAACGCAACGCAAAATAGTTCATGCAGAATATCACATACGAAATCAGATTAAAAAACTCTATCACCACATCCGCCTAAATCTATGCGAAGCGCAGAagacaattttaatgaattcactGACACTGGCGACCTTCGCCCCAGATATATTTGCTTACAATTTAATGAAAGGACCTGGATACCACGCAATCCCCACAGCAGAACAAGTTACCATCGTCAAATGCACATCGGTGCCAATCAGGCTACGAAAAACTGAAGAATGTTCATCTTTCCCATTGCtctaaagtatttattttatgaattactTTTGGATTTTGAGTGTGTACACAAAAACTAGATGAGTGGTTATTCATGGGTCATAGCCTTGGATCATAAACGTTCGATGTATCATTTTAATGATAATTCTCTTAATAAACAGAGAACACGAATGAATACGTGACAAAACACCGTTTCTACGGATTCTAGGTCATGGAACGTGTGTTTTATGATACAGCCAAGACGGTCCAATGATTTCATGCGCTTGCAAAACGATTTACTAGAATTCCGGTTTTACGATTGTCCAAAATTTTGAGAGAAATTAATGAGATTTTGACGAATTGAGATCGAATGACTTTCATAGATCGACCTGTTCTGGCCTAGTGGCATTATTCTGGACACGAATCATGCTAAGTAGATCATATTTATTAGGTCTCGCAAAAATTTTTCTGGCGATGTGGAGAAATCAACTTTAAATAAACTACTTTGAAACTCAGTAAAAGATGTTTTCACGTAAACTCGGTGATGTAACATGTGTTTTAGGATACGCCAAAAGCGTTCCAGCTATTTCATGCGCTTGCGAAATGACTTACTAGACTGTCGGTTTCACGATTTTCCGAAATTTCGATAGATTTAAATGGGTTTTTCTCGAATTACGAGCTAAGTAGGTTCGGCAGTCGACCAGTTCTGGCCTAATAGCCTCTTTCTGAAAACGAATTATCCTAAATAGATGGTATTTATTAGTTATTGCAAAAGTGTTTCTCGCGATGAGGCGCAATAAACTAGAATTCCGGTTTTACGATTGTCCGAAAATGTGAGAGAAATGAATGTGATTTGTTCGAATTAAGATCCACTGTCTTTCATAGATCGACCTGTACTGGCCTAGTGGCATCATTCTGGATACGATTCATGCTAAGTGGATCATATTTATTAGTTATCGCAAAAGTGGTGCTCGCAATTTCATTCGCGATTTCATTCTCTTGCGAAACGATTTACTAGAATTCCGGTTTTACGAGTGTCCGAAATTTTGAGAGAAATGAATGAGATTTTCATGAATTGAGATCGACTCACTTTCATAGATCGACCTGTTCAGGCTTAGTGGCATCATTCTGGATGCTAAGTAGGTATAGCAAAAGTTTTTCTGGCGATATGGAGAAATCAACTTTAGATAAACTACTTTGAAACTAAGTAAAAGACGTTTTCACGGATTCTCGATGTAACATGTGTTTTATGATACGCCAAAAGCGTTCCAACGATTTCATGCGCTTGTGCAACGATTTACTAGACTGTCGGTTTCACGATTTTCCGAAATTTCGATAGATTTAAATGGGTTTTTCTCGAATTACGATCTAAGTAGGTTCAGCAATCGACCTGTTCTGGCCTAGTAGCCTCTTTCTGAACACGAATCATGTCAAAGATATGATATTTATTAGTTATTGCGAAAGTGTTTCTCGCGATATGGCGAAATAAACTTTTGACaaacaaactttataagtcagtAAAAACCGTTTCTACGGATTCTAGGCGATGGAACGTGTGTTTTATGATACAGCAAAGGCGGTCCAATGATTTCGTTCGCTTGCGAAACGATATTAATTAAATGAGTTTTGTTATCTTTCGTGTTCCGTTCTTTTCCCATGTTTTTCAAGGATTTTTAggaagatttttaatttataaaatggaaaattgaGACTGGGAACTGATTTGTATTTGTAGCCAAAAtgtgtttcaaatattttgtgtgAGTCTTAAATTGAATTGAAGTAAACGGCCTCTTCTTAATTTCATTCACAACAGTTGCAGGAAAtcctattttaattttatttattaaaaatatattgggtcaataaataaataaaatttcatttatatactttttgttttcataagtaaacattttttattcttacaatACAATTACAAATGGCATGCGACTAGCACATGCTTTAACAAGAAAACATTCAGATATTTATCTGTTCGAaactaatttaattacattcaataaatttaatttgcacgAAATTTAGCTTGCTTTTCTAGACAACAATTAGACAAATCTGTTAATTAATTTCCTCTGAATTCTCGGGTTTTTGGATTACAATTGTGAGTACCGAAATGCGACAGTCTACAGTGGAACCTCCTTTGGTGGAAACACACTTGGTCTTGAGACGTTCCTTCATGTCTTCCCTGTATTCTTTCTGGACAtcatttggcattttatttacaaatggaTTAACAGCCATTACCAAATCTacaatggaaaatatttgaatttcaaatattctggtttatctatttttcttattcttattcGTGGTCACGTAATGATGaccttttaaaaaaatcttaccaaCTAGAGTGTCCAAACTTGGATAGGTGAATGTATTCCATTTGTTAACACAGTACTCTACTTTGAATTTGGCTGCAATTAGATCCTTCTTCATCATCTGGTCAGCATCTGCACAACCCTGGTGAGGAGGTGTCCACTTCTCTAAACcctgaaaaaatttcaaatttcaaatgaacTCATAATGAATTCATAAAAGAAGAAAGACATTTTCATGGAATATTTTGCGGTAAGTTGGCCGTGTCCAAAGCACGAAAGTCTAATTTTTACTGAATGTGAAATCCATTGAAAAATGAGAAAGATTTAAGAAGCGAATGCTTATGAATATTACCTGCATGTATGGTGCAAATCTTGGATCTTTTTCCTGTTCCGGATACATATCGTATATCATGTGATGGGAAATGGTTAAAATAATGGCTTTACCCCCTGGTCGAAGAAGTTTGTAGATGTTCTGTAATGCGTTCTGTGTATTCTTACACCAGTGGAGAGCATAGAACGAAACTGCATGATCAAATTGTTCGATCAAGTTTTTTGGTAGCTCAGACGTTTGCATATCTAACTCAATGAATGATAGTTTATCATCAACTGCATAATGCTCTTTTGCATACTCAATCATTTCTGGGGATATATCAGCACCTACAGACAAAATACTCGTATGATCACcaccaaaatatttaaagatgCCACTAAAACTTTgtcaaacattattttttccaatttacaatatttaccaACAATAACAGCCTCCCTGCCGACACATGGGACAAGTATATCTCTTGTGGTATTTCCAGGACCGCAGCCTATATCGATAATTCGACCATTCATGTTCCTGAATTCCTCCCAAAATTGACCGATCAATTCCAATATATTACGATTCAGGGTAGCATTCGTTGCAGCGTATTCATTTGGTTGATTCATCTCTGAATGATTCAATCAACGATTAATAAAGATGCTCGATGAACCAATCAACCTCTTCAccaaacacaaatacaaatactcTTTCTTTTCCTATTGATTTGATTCTGATGAGCAATCGAAATATTATTctatctgaaaaataaaaataggatGATAAAATTAATGAGAATTGCAACATCATTATGT from Bactrocera tryoni isolate S06 chromosome 5, CSIRO_BtryS06_freeze2, whole genome shotgun sequence includes these protein-coding regions:
- the LOC120778681 gene encoding juvenile hormone acid O-methyltransferase-like is translated as MNQPNEYAATNATLNRNILELIGQFWEEFRNMNGRIIDIGCGPGNTTRDILVPCVGREAVIVGADISPEMIEYAKEHYAVDDKLSFIELDMQTSELPKNLIEQFDHAVSFYALHWCKNTQNALQNIYKLLRPGGKAIILTISHHMIYDMYPEQEKDPRFAPYMQGLEKWTPPHQGCADADQMMKKDLIAAKFKVEYCVNKWNTFTYPSLDTLVDLVMAVNPFVNKMPNDVQKEYREDMKERLKTKCVSTKGGSTVDCRISVLTIVIQKPENSEEIN